In the Nitrospinota bacterium genome, one interval contains:
- a CDS encoding DmsE family decaheme c-type cytochrome: MKKSNVFYRFLTLAIACMFLSIAGTADAREYIGPEPCKGCHADYYEAFAKTKMGRLFINNPQDELQARVCETCHGPGSDHVASWEEVDELDLTTIISFKKHSLNSVAERNEMCLHCHEGDYNRTSWVGSTHESQNVSCADCHRVMNKISDDKSLIKERQMDVCFQCHQQKKAQLQRNSHMPIREGKLVCADCHNPHGGQGPTLLKEANVNNTCYQCHQEKRGPLVWEHAPVRENCANCHEPHGSNYPNLLKVKSNFLCQSCHASALHASELYDGSRLADGTAPSGRIIGKFCTSCHSKIHGSNHPSGARFQR, translated from the coding sequence ATGAAAAAATCAAATGTGTTCTACAGGTTCTTGACGTTGGCTATTGCCTGCATGTTTCTTTCAATTGCCGGCACGGCTGATGCGCGCGAATATATCGGACCGGAGCCTTGCAAAGGGTGCCATGCCGATTATTATGAAGCGTTCGCAAAAACAAAAATGGGGAGGCTTTTCATAAACAATCCCCAGGATGAGCTCCAGGCGAGGGTGTGTGAAACATGCCACGGCCCCGGCAGCGACCACGTTGCGTCATGGGAAGAGGTTGACGAGCTTGACCTTACAACAATAATTTCATTTAAAAAACATTCACTTAATTCAGTAGCAGAGAGAAACGAGATGTGTCTACACTGCCACGAGGGTGATTACAACAGAACGTCATGGGTGGGAAGCACTCACGAGAGCCAGAATGTATCTTGTGCAGACTGTCACAGGGTCATGAACAAGATCTCGGACGATAAGTCACTTATCAAGGAAAGGCAGATGGATGTCTGCTTCCAGTGCCACCAGCAGAAAAAGGCTCAGCTTCAGAGAAATTCCCATATGCCCATAAGGGAAGGGAAGCTCGTTTGCGCGGATTGTCATAACCCGCACGGCGGACAGGGTCCTACGCTCCTCAAGGAAGCAAACGTGAACAACACCTGCTACCAGTGCCATCAGGAGAAGCGCGGTCCTCTGGTTTGGGAGCACGCTCCAGTTAGGGAAAATTGTGCGAACTGCCACGAGCCGCACGGTTCAAACTACCCGAACCTCCTTAAGGTAAAATCGAATTTCCTTTGCCAATCGTGTCACGCTTCGGCTCTTCACGCCAGCGAACTCTATGACGGTAGCAGGTTGGCCGATGGAACGGCTCCATCAGGCAGGATCATCGGAAAATTCTGCACTAGCTGCCATTCCAAAATTCACGGTTCAAACCACCCCTCCGGGGCAAGGTTCCAAAGGTAA
- a CDS encoding MtrB/PioB family decaheme-associated outer membrane protein has protein sequence MYKGNEKNMILEVSKRFIVLFFFLFAIAALPAVSMAQEEDAAEEEVVADEEADAEEDTEEEADAEEEDEYDLEPVLDIHVMAGGDLVSIDAPSYKFGEYNGVTEEGFHPNAEFKLIKENRGFYIDLRGKDLLLHNRRVYLELGQAWKYSFFVRYDQTPHMISNNSKTFHAGEGTNALTLPASYTRGTDPSDVATALAGSIADANLELGRDDMQYGFSVPWKKLRLDFTARSETKKGTQSLGSVVGSWAPDRRGIDLPMPIDYKTDEMTTTIGYQSKMANVRVSMFSSNFTNNNTTLTWDNPFSVGPDTAVTALDPNNTATRTNISAGLRLPGTTRVSLIYETGVMKQDETLLPYSNNSDQTDITAALPRSTAEAEIDTTTMILSASTRPITPLTLALRYKSYTTENKTTKSLFQYVRNDGTDQASVTDSWALYNLPYDYTQSKMDMDVTYNIFSRTNLKLSYITDGMERTNREIKKTTETTLKAGLNSQFGTNDFLRLNYASSSRKADDAYNTANVYNAVHTSQYIATQSDYFDNNPLMRKFDIADRDRTKYGAKVILNPIEIATVGFFYNFWADDYASSELGLKSTENQQYSVDFAVLPTEEITLTAFYSTEENKAAQASRYILDALKGAQYNDVTRDWNANHYDLVPTLGFGARMKLMGEKLELDFNYTTTTSTTSIQIGAGSEHMVPTQLPDLTTSLTSYELVAKYGLTDSLSLGVGYKNEEFKSEDWATKGIDPLSGIMPQVLTMTGSTPDYQGSLILLTVNYASF, from the coding sequence ATGTATAAAGGGAATGAGAAAAATATGATTCTGGAAGTTTCAAAGAGATTTATAGTTCTGTTCTTCTTCCTGTTCGCGATAGCGGCCCTCCCGGCTGTATCGATGGCACAGGAAGAAGATGCCGCAGAGGAAGAGGTAGTGGCAGATGAAGAAGCCGATGCCGAAGAAGATACTGAGGAAGAAGCAGACGCCGAGGAAGAAGATGAATACGACCTTGAGCCGGTACTAGATATCCATGTGATGGCCGGCGGCGACCTGGTATCGATAGACGCACCCTCTTACAAGTTCGGCGAATACAACGGCGTTACCGAAGAGGGATTTCATCCAAACGCGGAATTCAAACTGATAAAGGAAAACAGGGGCTTTTACATAGACCTCAGGGGGAAGGACCTCCTTCTGCATAACAGGCGGGTATACCTCGAACTGGGTCAGGCCTGGAAGTACAGCTTTTTCGTGCGCTATGACCAGACTCCTCACATGATCTCCAACAACAGCAAGACGTTTCATGCAGGGGAAGGGACGAATGCGTTGACTCTTCCGGCTTCATATACAAGGGGGACCGACCCCTCGGACGTAGCGACCGCGTTGGCGGGATCAATTGCGGACGCGAATCTGGAGCTTGGCAGGGACGACATGCAGTACGGCTTCAGCGTTCCCTGGAAAAAACTGAGGCTCGATTTTACCGCTAGGTCTGAAACCAAGAAGGGTACACAGTCACTCGGTTCCGTTGTCGGTAGCTGGGCTCCCGACAGAAGGGGCATAGACCTCCCGATGCCTATCGATTACAAAACAGATGAAATGACCACGACTATCGGCTACCAGAGCAAAATGGCAAACGTAAGGGTCAGCATGTTCTCGTCGAACTTCACGAATAACAACACGACGCTTACATGGGATAACCCTTTCAGTGTCGGACCTGATACGGCGGTAACAGCGCTTGATCCGAACAATACCGCCACGAGGACGAACATCTCGGCCGGGTTGAGGCTTCCAGGAACTACAAGGGTTTCGCTTATTTATGAAACAGGGGTAATGAAGCAGGATGAAACCCTTCTTCCATACTCGAACAACTCGGACCAGACCGATATAACAGCGGCGCTTCCGAGGTCCACGGCAGAAGCTGAGATCGATACCACGACGATGATCCTGAGCGCTTCGACAAGGCCGATTACCCCTCTTACACTGGCGCTTCGCTACAAGTCTTACACCACTGAGAACAAGACCACCAAGAGCCTTTTCCAGTATGTAAGGAACGACGGAACCGACCAGGCATCTGTAACTGACAGCTGGGCGCTGTACAACCTTCCTTATGACTACACCCAGAGCAAGATGGACATGGATGTTACCTACAACATCTTCAGCAGGACTAACCTAAAGCTCTCATACATCACCGATGGAATGGAGAGGACGAACAGGGAGATCAAGAAGACAACTGAAACCACTTTGAAGGCAGGTCTCAATTCCCAGTTCGGTACTAACGATTTCCTGAGGCTGAACTACGCATCTTCCAGCAGGAAAGCCGACGACGCCTACAACACGGCGAATGTCTACAACGCGGTTCACACGTCACAGTACATCGCGACACAGTCCGATTACTTCGACAACAACCCGCTCATGAGGAAATTCGACATTGCCGACAGGGACAGGACGAAGTACGGCGCGAAGGTTATCCTCAATCCGATAGAGATCGCAACGGTCGGATTCTTCTATAACTTCTGGGCGGACGACTACGCCAGCTCGGAACTCGGCCTGAAGAGCACCGAGAACCAGCAGTACTCGGTCGACTTCGCTGTACTCCCAACGGAGGAGATAACCCTTACCGCGTTCTACTCCACAGAGGAGAACAAGGCGGCACAGGCTAGCAGGTACATACTTGATGCCCTGAAAGGTGCGCAGTACAACGATGTAACGAGGGACTGGAACGCGAACCATTACGACCTCGTTCCGACGCTCGGGTTTGGCGCCCGCATGAAGCTTATGGGCGAAAAGCTGGAGCTTGATTTCAACTACACTACGACGACTTCGACTACCTCGATCCAGATCGGGGCAGGCTCGGAGCACATGGTGCCGACACAGCTCCCGGACCTGACAACGAGCCTCACCTCATACGAACTTGTTGCGAAATACGGCTTGACCGATTCGCTTTCCCTCGGTGTTGGATACAAGAACGAGGAATTCAAGTCGGAGGATTGGGCGACCAAGGGGATAGACCCGCTTTCGGGTATCATGCCTCAGGTATTGACAATGACGGGTTCAACGCCTGATTATCAGGGGAGCCTAATTCTGTTGACCGTTAACTATGCGAGCTTTTAA
- a CDS encoding cytochrome c family protein produces the protein MKNIFNAEAGVKPVHKKEEVTLRNKTVYRFLSCLFALSLAVTYTGCSLGEDDLATGGNTNVAAGTNADGSVTATDYVVTASATETSVAPEGTVTLSASISPSATGVTYSWEQIGSSISTITNGTTANATATLVAANDATYMAHLASKVFDTGAAKDGNLQSDRTGVVPVNNASKSATFRVTATVGTDTYSSVVNVPITYTGLTKPEVSTGLMTVPLGLPVVLHAKTQATAYSWSITPPAGSTTATLSATDKQDTTFTPDVVGIYTVTAPDATTFKVYGSDFSRGFIGGWYKALSSQGIKITDVVTATSGKATLSYKKKTQELTYTAPGDTAAGTAVSVAADGTYTVRSGGTDGTDSTTEYISVTVATSDTVVLPTYDLLDVITINPDGTWYDNDGAPDATCEGCHGVSSAGVNGAIWKNTGHSRTLEQLMETPSKITGECLSCHTLGYNTTAANNGFDDTAGTTDIATIADWDTLKTDNTAIAKQGGVQCENCHGPSPNQDAAMYSMSEKSNGLNIWRVSYSADLCGNCHSEPNGGRVQQWKRSRHAKYTNAVAAAVENAGNSGADAADCARCHTSQGYLKWLKQNTNATTGAIATLDNNILGVDGVTAATVTELTNYGITEAGAHPQTCQTCHNPHDPGFKTGLGTHNVKTRIMDNSPILPAGYSVSDFGYGALCVTCHNTAHGQHDDSATSNDFAAPHHGAQGDIYVGKNAFFVTTGTTAAHANTTMFPDTCAVCHMEMTGAPDDLKASATSTSTTASTNHKFVASKRICTSHHVHTANPYENLVDDTKTKLTTLSSSLGSKVKTAMGSASTITDYYDSTAGTCTAATGTPVTLTAAVDAAVPVRVGEKQGYKLTVGANTYCSKLEDIKVSGTAIYTADNDVVKAGWNYFLVGTANADGEYYQGVHNPGFVRNVLDASIAKLK, from the coding sequence ATGAAAAATATATTTAATGCAGAGGCGGGTGTAAAACCCGTCCATAAAAAAGAAGAGGTAACATTGCGAAATAAAACTGTCTACCGATTTTTGTCCTGTTTGTTCGCGCTTTCGCTTGCGGTTACATATACGGGCTGTTCGCTCGGCGAGGACGACCTCGCAACAGGCGGAAACACTAATGTGGCTGCAGGTACCAATGCGGACGGTTCTGTAACTGCGACAGATTATGTAGTCACCGCGAGCGCTACAGAGACAAGCGTGGCCCCTGAGGGAACAGTCACCCTGAGCGCCTCTATTTCACCATCTGCTACAGGCGTTACATATTCCTGGGAGCAGATCGGGAGCAGTATCTCCACTATCACAAATGGTACAACCGCAAACGCGACTGCGACCCTTGTGGCGGCCAACGACGCGACATACATGGCCCACCTCGCCAGCAAGGTATTTGATACCGGCGCGGCAAAAGACGGCAACCTCCAGTCGGACAGGACCGGAGTTGTTCCGGTGAACAATGCATCAAAATCGGCAACCTTCAGGGTTACCGCCACGGTTGGTACGGATACCTACTCCTCAGTTGTGAACGTGCCGATCACATACACCGGTCTTACGAAACCGGAAGTATCCACCGGCTTGATGACGGTTCCGCTTGGCCTTCCTGTAGTGCTCCACGCCAAGACCCAGGCAACCGCTTACAGCTGGTCCATTACTCCACCGGCCGGGTCGACGACGGCGACATTGTCCGCGACCGACAAACAAGACACGACATTCACGCCCGATGTCGTCGGTATTTATACGGTAACAGCCCCGGATGCAACAACTTTTAAAGTTTACGGGAGTGATTTCAGCAGAGGATTCATCGGAGGCTGGTACAAGGCTCTATCTTCACAGGGTATAAAGATCACTGATGTTGTTACAGCCACATCGGGCAAGGCTACCTTGAGCTACAAAAAGAAAACCCAAGAGCTTACCTACACCGCCCCGGGAGACACCGCGGCAGGCACGGCAGTTTCAGTTGCCGCAGACGGCACTTATACCGTCAGGTCTGGTGGCACCGACGGCACAGACAGTACGACCGAATATATTTCGGTAACCGTAGCAACCAGCGATACCGTCGTTCTTCCAACATACGATCTGCTCGATGTGATCACGATTAATCCTGATGGAACCTGGTACGATAACGACGGCGCTCCTGATGCTACTTGTGAAGGTTGCCATGGCGTTTCGTCTGCTGGGGTTAATGGAGCAATTTGGAAAAATACAGGTCATTCAAGGACACTTGAACAACTGATGGAAACTCCTAGCAAAATAACCGGGGAGTGCCTCTCATGTCACACCCTCGGCTACAACACCACTGCGGCAAACAACGGATTTGACGATACGGCCGGAACAACCGACATTGCGACGATAGCAGACTGGGATACCTTGAAAACCGACAATACTGCCATTGCGAAGCAGGGGGGCGTTCAGTGCGAGAATTGCCATGGACCATCTCCAAATCAAGATGCCGCTATGTATTCAATGAGCGAGAAGAGCAACGGCCTCAACATCTGGCGCGTAAGCTACTCGGCTGACCTCTGCGGAAACTGCCACTCAGAGCCGAACGGCGGAAGGGTTCAGCAGTGGAAGAGGAGCAGGCACGCAAAATACACGAATGCGGTAGCCGCCGCGGTCGAGAATGCTGGAAATTCCGGCGCAGATGCTGCGGACTGCGCGAGGTGCCATACCTCTCAGGGTTACCTGAAGTGGCTTAAGCAGAATACGAATGCGACAACAGGCGCGATTGCTACCTTGGATAACAATATCTTGGGAGTAGATGGCGTGACGGCCGCAACGGTGACCGAACTGACGAATTACGGCATTACGGAGGCTGGAGCGCATCCACAGACTTGTCAGACATGTCACAATCCTCACGACCCGGGCTTCAAGACAGGTCTTGGCACACACAATGTTAAAACGAGGATCATGGACAACTCGCCGATCCTTCCTGCGGGTTACTCCGTTTCGGATTTCGGATACGGCGCGCTCTGCGTAACATGCCACAACACCGCGCACGGTCAGCATGATGATAGCGCTACATCAAACGACTTCGCGGCGCCTCACCATGGCGCGCAAGGCGATATCTATGTCGGCAAGAACGCATTCTTCGTGACGACTGGAACGACCGCTGCTCATGCCAATACGACAATGTTCCCGGATACATGCGCGGTCTGCCATATGGAGATGACAGGCGCCCCGGACGATCTGAAGGCATCGGCTACCTCCACCTCGACTACGGCAAGCACGAACCACAAGTTCGTGGCAAGCAAGAGGATATGCACCTCGCACCATGTCCATACGGCAAATCCGTATGAAAATCTAGTGGACGATACTAAAACGAAGCTGACTACGCTGTCATCGTCACTTGGAAGCAAGGTGAAAACCGCGATGGGTTCGGCATCGACCATAACCGACTACTACGATTCGACAGCAGGCACATGTACGGCGGCAACCGGCACGCCGGTAACGCTTACTGCGGCTGTTGATGCGGCTGTACCGGTAAGGGTTGGAGAGAAGCAGGGCTACAAACTTACAGTAGGCGCGAACACCTACTGCAGCAAGCTTGAGGACATTAAGGTCAGCGGCACCGCGATATACACGGCAGACAACGACGTCGTGAAGGCGGGGTGGAACTACTTCCTTGTAGGGACTGCGAACGCGGACGGCGAGTACTACCAGGGTGTGCATAACCCCGGTTTCGTGAGAAATGTGCTGGATGCTTCGATAGCAAAATTGAAGTAG
- a CDS encoding peptidyl-prolyl cis-trans isomerase: MLDSTICVAGHSNVARLIKSLAILSLLVSTGCNKVERPASIPDGKVVATVNGASIIAEEIGGFHQDAKSGSVQKQVEKLVEEELLAQKAVRLGLDKDPGYLKKLRMIEVNNKVFKRAELASLAIQSESSKISVTPEEMKKYYDENSAMFRNELHIGRLVFVDEKMAGGAHAKLKAGASFEEMAETNSKHMAMAGHGQKQIWDMGFLDWKKIPEKWRGEFFTLEAGGISSVMPAGTSWQIIKVIEKRENPISDFANLKGEIENLIREKKEKALYNALVEELKKGAKISIK, encoded by the coding sequence ATGTTAGACAGCACGATTTGCGTTGCAGGTCATTCAAATGTGGCCAGGCTCATCAAGAGCCTGGCCATTCTTTCCCTTCTCGTTTCCACAGGCTGTAATAAGGTGGAGAGACCGGCCTCGATACCCGATGGCAAGGTTGTCGCAACAGTAAACGGCGCTTCGATAATCGCTGAGGAGATTGGCGGGTTTCACCAGGATGCCAAGAGCGGTTCCGTACAAAAGCAGGTAGAAAAGCTGGTTGAGGAGGAGCTTCTCGCGCAAAAGGCTGTAAGACTAGGCCTTGACAAGGATCCGGGATACTTGAAAAAGCTGCGCATGATCGAGGTGAACAACAAGGTCTTCAAAAGGGCCGAGCTTGCGTCGCTGGCAATTCAGTCGGAATCATCGAAAATTTCTGTCACACCTGAAGAGATGAAGAAATACTATGACGAAAACTCCGCAATGTTCAGGAATGAACTCCATATAGGGAGGCTGGTTTTCGTGGACGAGAAAATGGCCGGAGGCGCTCATGCAAAACTGAAAGCGGGGGCATCTTTTGAGGAGATGGCGGAAACGAACAGCAAACATATGGCAATGGCCGGGCATGGCCAGAAGCAGATATGGGATATGGGTTTTCTCGACTGGAAGAAGATTCCGGAAAAATGGCGCGGTGAATTTTTTACCCTGGAAGCAGGGGGGATCAGCTCCGTGATGCCGGCAGGAACATCATGGCAGATAATCAAGGTCATTGAAAAAAGGGAGAACCCGATCTCCGATTTCGCGAATCTTAAAGGGGAGATCGAAAATCTTATCAGGGAAAAGAAAGAGAAGGCGCTGTACAATGCCCTTGTAGAAGAGCTGAAAAAGGGAGCCAAAATATCCATAAAATAG
- a CDS encoding glycoside hydrolase — MDKKNIITAFIALALGLSGGYLLRGEGSGISSRDAARNSGAGMAEKVIQEPQKPAVSSLPKRVANGVNISDNYGSSIAPAIAIDKSGNTYAGWVETSIAKSEITIKKKKPGSDLWEPVNTEGLYGGRIMSLAMAADSKGAVHIAFRGKPEGEEEGYYAYYAKLDESGWSRPKNLSEGLDNVYPPTLVLDGDENIHVAWNVYFGHNAAIYYLLNEGGKWGKREPLSKKNNASDWLPSLFVDKNRVVHIVYHHSATEQGIEYRHKGKDGKWSEPVNIAAGTKFTALGRVVMDGKGVLHAFFLSNTGNGEDIFYTSRENGKWTEAAAITSTGKRSNVEKVLLDSKGRLHLFWNEMSGVDNYDIYYISGENGKWSDVVKLVETEANSLGYEIALTDSDKIGLVWQEGTRNDSDIFYAEIGNGGN, encoded by the coding sequence ATGGACAAAAAAAATATAATCACTGCGTTTATCGCGTTGGCCTTGGGTTTATCAGGGGGATACCTTCTCAGAGGCGAAGGCTCCGGAATATCAAGCCGCGATGCGGCTCGGAATTCCGGCGCAGGCATGGCAGAAAAGGTAATACAGGAACCTCAAAAACCCGCGGTATCCTCCCTTCCAAAACGGGTGGCAAACGGCGTGAACATATCGGATAACTACGGCAGTTCCATAGCTCCGGCAATAGCGATAGACAAATCTGGCAATACATACGCCGGATGGGTGGAAACATCCATCGCTAAAAGCGAAATCACCATAAAAAAGAAAAAACCGGGTTCGGACTTGTGGGAACCCGTGAATACGGAAGGGCTTTACGGCGGAAGGATCATGTCGCTGGCGATGGCCGCCGATTCAAAAGGGGCGGTTCATATCGCCTTCAGGGGGAAACCGGAGGGGGAGGAAGAGGGCTACTACGCCTATTACGCGAAACTGGATGAAAGCGGGTGGTCCCGGCCGAAGAACCTCTCGGAAGGGCTCGACAACGTCTATCCTCCTACGCTTGTGCTGGACGGTGATGAAAACATCCATGTTGCGTGGAACGTCTATTTTGGCCATAACGCGGCGATCTATTATCTCCTGAACGAAGGGGGGAAATGGGGGAAACGCGAGCCCCTCTCGAAGAAAAATAATGCGAGCGATTGGCTCCCTTCGCTGTTCGTCGACAAAAACAGAGTGGTTCATATAGTTTACCACCATTCCGCCACAGAGCAAGGGATCGAATACAGGCATAAGGGGAAAGACGGGAAATGGAGCGAACCGGTCAATATCGCCGCCGGAACGAAATTCACCGCGCTTGGCCGGGTTGTAATGGACGGGAAAGGCGTTCTTCACGCTTTCTTTCTCTCGAATACCGGCAATGGGGAAGATATTTTTTACACTTCCAGGGAAAACGGCAAATGGACGGAGGCGGCCGCCATCACATCTACGGGTAAAAGATCAAATGTTGAAAAAGTTCTTCTGGACTCAAAGGGGCGGTTGCACCTGTTCTGGAACGAAATGAGCGGGGTTGACAACTACGATATCTATTACATTAGCGGCGAAAATGGAAAATGGTCGGATGTAGTTAAACTTGTCGAGACGGAAGCGAATTCCCTCGGCTACGAGATAGCGCTGACCGACAGCGATAAAATAGGGCTTGTCTGGCAGGAGGGAACAAGAAATGACTCTGACATCTTTTATGCTGAAATCGGGAACGGCGGGAATTGA
- a CDS encoding PQQ-binding-like beta-propeller repeat protein — protein sequence MRNQIILAMLTLTLSLFSCGVNDNRNKTDVTTDTNTDTGTGTDTGTQTDTNSDTPEKCNEDNSAVMEGTHPHVNFKWKFETGLWKINYPPIVMGNQVFAVSENNTLYALDRTTGSLNWSFQVPGTITKEPDFPKSLIVNPTDGILYIAGPVYKYYALNAADGSIRWEKSLTTGLQYKVRMPLLKDGTLYIPEAYSWILRDRKAVLHAVDAVTGVTKWTYTSDNYWLGTPSIEGAKLYLAGIWDGPPNEDNEGHKLWAYGLDLASCQVGNCIVDWTFHSGDGRVKTLYSNGGITSYLGYEDYVVGIRQTDGVEAWRFYTGNWSHEFAGAGDEIYVGSANNRVYRIDNQTGVKVWEYRTGCKPMNYNTQSPVVVGDVVYAFLLGTHNIIAIDRATGAFLWNAPLGIESGGKPNFDGNMIFMGDVNGTVWAYDFK from the coding sequence ATGAGAAATCAAATTATATTGGCGATGCTGACCCTCACACTCTCCCTTTTTTCCTGTGGAGTCAACGACAACAGGAACAAAACGGACGTGACGACAGATACAAATACCGATACAGGTACAGGAACCGATACAGGTACACAGACAGATACAAACAGCGACACGCCGGAAAAATGTAACGAGGACAATTCCGCGGTCATGGAAGGGACTCACCCGCATGTGAATTTCAAATGGAAGTTTGAAACAGGGCTGTGGAAAATAAATTATCCCCCAATCGTGATGGGGAACCAGGTTTTTGCGGTTTCCGAAAACAATACGCTGTATGCACTGGACAGGACGACAGGGAGCCTGAACTGGTCGTTTCAAGTTCCGGGTACTATCACAAAGGAACCCGACTTCCCGAAAAGCCTGATAGTCAATCCGACTGACGGTATTTTGTATATAGCGGGCCCGGTATACAAATATTACGCGCTAAATGCGGCGGACGGCTCGATCCGTTGGGAAAAATCGCTGACCACAGGCTTGCAGTACAAAGTTCGCATGCCACTTCTCAAGGACGGAACACTCTATATCCCGGAGGCGTATTCATGGATATTACGGGATAGAAAAGCGGTTCTCCACGCCGTGGACGCCGTAACCGGCGTGACAAAATGGACTTATACATCAGATAACTACTGGCTGGGTACTCCCAGTATAGAAGGGGCGAAATTGTATCTTGCCGGTATTTGGGACGGGCCGCCGAACGAAGATAACGAAGGGCATAAATTGTGGGCATATGGGCTGGATCTGGCCTCCTGCCAGGTGGGGAACTGCATCGTCGACTGGACGTTTCACTCTGGCGATGGGCGGGTGAAAACGCTTTATTCCAATGGCGGTATTACAAGCTACCTCGGCTATGAGGATTACGTCGTCGGCATACGCCAAACTGACGGGGTGGAAGCATGGAGGTTTTACACAGGCAACTGGTCGCATGAATTCGCCGGCGCGGGAGATGAAATTTATGTCGGCTCGGCAAACAACAGGGTCTACAGGATAGACAACCAGACCGGAGTGAAAGTCTGGGAATACCGGACAGGATGCAAGCCGATGAACTACAACACGCAGTCCCCGGTGGTTGTCGGAGATGTAGTATATGCGTTTTTGTTAGGTACCCATAATATTATCGCAATCGACAGGGCGACGGGGGCTTTCCTCTGGAACGCGCCGCTCGGGATCGAATCCGGCGGTAAGCCGAACTTCGACGGCAACATGATCTTCATGGGTGACGTGAATGGAACCGTCTGGGCCTACGACTTCAAGTAG
- a CDS encoding glycosyltransferase, with protein sequence MPPLISIIIPARNAEATLAVCLEELIADDRQEIEHHPCTPPHSFAKEGKGSGDSASYAEGRGNENHVSKSGESEGRFSIEVIVVDDASEDGTADIAGKFPCRVITLPVHSGAAKARNAGASQAKGEILFFTDADCVFTPGLLGLILNSIKDVNEEIVLGGTYTELSYDRRFFSDFQSLFINYSETKHADNPDYVASHAMAMPARLFREHGGFRDNRLPIVEDVEFSHRLRRSGARLRIDPEMKVGHIFNFNLFRSLKNAFRKSRYWVVYSIGNRDLFADSGTASIELKADVAALILSLLLLAQGGFGYLNFIAALQALNIYISRGILSSFFRAGGKLFGLGSALYYLTLYPLAVGAGAFAGVVEYLLGERRSAQG encoded by the coding sequence ATGCCTCCACTGATATCCATTATCATCCCCGCGCGTAACGCCGAAGCTACGCTGGCCGTATGCCTTGAAGAGTTAATCGCGGATGACCGCCAAGAGATTGAGCACCACCCCTGCACCCCTCCTCATAGCTTCGCTAAGGAGGGGAAAGGAAGCGGGGACTCCGCTTCGTATGCAGAGGGGAGAGGAAATGAGAATCACGTTTCGAAATCGGGGGAGAGTGAGGGGAGGTTTTCCATTGAGGTAATAGTTGTGGACGACGCGTCGGAGGACGGCACTGCCGATATTGCCGGAAAGTTTCCGTGCAGAGTCATCACGTTGCCGGTACATTCCGGCGCGGCAAAGGCGCGCAACGCAGGGGCGTCTCAGGCTAAGGGTGAGATACTCTTCTTTACTGACGCAGATTGCGTTTTTACGCCGGGTCTGCTCGGCCTGATCCTGAACTCTATCAAGGATGTAAATGAGGAAATCGTTCTCGGCGGGACATATACGGAGTTGTCTTACGACCGACGCTTCTTTTCAGATTTTCAATCGCTCTTCATAAACTATTCGGAAACAAAGCATGCCGACAATCCTGACTATGTCGCGTCGCACGCGATGGCGATGCCGGCCCGGCTCTTCAGGGAGCACGGCGGGTTCAGGGATAACCGCTTGCCGATAGTAGAAGATGTGGAATTCAGCCACAGGTTGCGGAGGAGCGGGGCGAGGCTTCGCATAGATCCCGAGATGAAAGTGGGGCATATCTTTAATTTCAATTTATTCAGATCGCTTAAAAACGCCTTCAGGAAAAGCAGGTACTGGGTCGTCTATTCAATCGGAAACAGGGATCTCTTTGCCGATTCGGGAACAGCTTCAATTGAATTGAAAGCGGATGTCGCCGCGCTAATTCTGTCTTTGTTGCTCCTTGCGCAAGGGGGCTTCGGATATTTAAATTTTATTGCCGCTCTTCAGGCATTGAACATCTATATCAGCAGGGGGATTCTTTCCTCCTTCTTCCGCGCGGGCGGGAAATTGTTCGGTCTTGGCTCCGCGCTATATTATCTGACGCTATATCCTCTCGCCGTTGGAGCCGGAGCTTTTGCCGGGGTGGTAGAATATCTCCTTGGAGAACGGAGGAGCGCTCAAGGATGA